The genome window TTGAATCCATCCAGAGTCTTCCAAACGATCTGAGCGGTGAGTAGAGATCATGCTGAACCTGACCTCCAGTCCTGTCCAGTCCTGTCCAGGATAGCGTCCTGTCCTCTTGCCAAGAGCTGGCCACCATAGTTGCAGGTACTTAGAGTTGCTCAATTCTGCCTGTCCCTTACAGCGTCCCAGCCCGAAGGCTTCAAGGAGACCCGGCCTGGTGGAGCCTGGGAGGAGCATCAGGCCGTGGGCTCCAGACAGTCCAGCAGCTCCGAGGACTCCAGCCTGGAGGAGGAGCTCCTTTCAGCCTCCTCAGACACCTATCACCTGCCAGAGCCTGATGACCTCGATGACCCGGAGCTGCTCATGGACCTGAACACCggtcaggaggaggaggaggctgagAACTTCACCCCCATATTGGCTTTTCTGGATCACGAGGGTTATGCTGACCACTTTAAGAGCCTCtatgatttttccttctctttcctcacgACTTCCTTCTACAGCTACTCTGAGGAGGATGAGCTCGTGGCCTACCTGGAGGCCTCGAGGAAGTGGGCCAAGCGCAGCCACATGACCTGGGCCCATGCCCGGCTCTGCTTCCTCCTGGGCCGGCTAAGCGTTAGGAAGGTCAAACTCTCTCAGGCCAGGGTGTACTTTGAGGAGGCCATCCACATTCTCAACGGGGCATTTAAGGACCTATCCTTGGCGGCTGCCCTGTACATCAATTTGGCGGCCATCTACCTGAGGCAGAGGCTGAGGCATAAAGGCTCGGGCCTGTTGGAAAAGGCAGGTGCCATGTTGGTCTGCCTGCCTGACCGGGAGTATAGTGCCAAGAGTGAGCTGGATGTGGTGGCCTATGTGCTGAGGCAGGGCATTGTGTCGGGCAGCTGCCCCCTGGAGgccagagcctgcttcctggccGTCCGATTGCTCCTAATCCTCGGCCGGCACGATGAGGTCCTGCCCTTCGCTGAGCGCCTGCAGCTCCTCTCTGGACACCCTCCCACCTTGGATGCTGCAACCACTATCTTGAGTTTTCTCTATGACAAGAAATACCTGCCAcaccttgcggtggcttctgtccGGCAACGTGGTACTCAGAGCACCCAAGGGATGGCCCTTCCAATTTGGCAGGTCCACCTGGTCCTCCAGAACACCACCAAGCTCCTTGGCATCCCCTCCCCAAGCTGGGGTGAAGTTTCTGCCCTGGCGTGCCCAGCACTCAGGCAGGCACTGGCTGCCTGTGAGGAGCAGGTGGATCAGAGCACCCAGAGGACCCTGTGTCTCATCCTGTCCAAAGTGTACCTCCAGCATAGGTCTCCTGATGGTGCCATCCACTACCTGAGCCAAGCCTTGATGCTAGGCCAGCTGCTGAGTGAGCAGGAAGCTTTTGAGTCTTCCCTCTGCTTGGCGTGGGCCTATCTCTTAGCCAGCCAGGCAAAGAAGGCTTTGGACATCCTTGAGCCACTATTATACTCCCTGAAGGAGACAGAGAGTGTTACCCAAAAGGGAGTGGTCCATAACCTCCTGGGACTCGCACTTCAAGGTGAAGGCCAGGTGAACAGGGCAGCCAACAGCTATCTTTGGGCCTTGAACAGAGCTCAGGAGGCAAGGGATGTGCGCAACCAGGCGGTGGCTTTGGCCAATCTTGGCCATCTGACCCTTAAATCCTGGACTCAGCAGCCAGCCAGGGACTATCTTCTGCAGGCTGTGCAACTCTATTCTAAACTCCAGGCCAGCATGGAGACAGACATGGAATTAGTACAGGTGCTTCTCTGGTTGGCCCAAGTTGAGGTGTATCGACACCAGCTGGCCAGTGGCCGCTTTTGTTACGAAATGGCATTGCTGTTTGGATTAAGGCATCAACACCTGAAGAGTGAGTATATCCCGTGCTGCTGGGATGCTTTAGAAATAAGTGTTAGAAGacattttttcctttgtcctATCTCCAGTCGTCTCATCCGTGTTCCTGCTTTATGTTCAGGTCAGCTTCAGGTCACCAAATCCCTCTGCCATTTCTACAGCTCTGTGTCCCCAAGCCCCGAGGCATGTATCACCTACCACGAGCACTGGCTTGCCCTGGCTCAGCAACTCAGGGACCGGGAGATGGAGGGGAGGCTGCTGGAGTCCCTTGGGCAGCTGTATCGGAACCTAAATACGGCCAGGTGAGTCCAAGCTCAGGGATAATTCTAGAACATCTTTTCTTCCTTAAGGAGAATCAGTATTCTTTCCCTCACGAAGTCAAGTCCAAATGCACGTGATATGTTTATGGCATCGTGGAAAAGAACGTGGTCTCTGCAGCCACGTGGCAAACTCAGTGCCatccatcacttactagctgtgtgacttggggcaagtttttacacttctctgtgcctccgcTTCCTCACCAGTTAATGCACATGGGgtacttggaacagtgcctggtaaaCAGGACTCAGTCATGTTGGTTATGTTACAATTACCTGTGTGTTTCTATAACAACCTATCAAGTGAATGTGGCTGAGGGTGCATAATTCAGAGAGGTGGCAGTTACACTGAGGACTGTGGAACCCTCAGGAGGTCTTCGTTACCTGAGGAGGTTGGTATTAGAGAAAGGACCAAtgtaaataaatgcacagaaaacaGGGGTGTAAAATTTCACAGTAAAAATTTTTGATTGGAAACTTACCTTTAAAATgaaactggagggcttccctggtggtgcagtggttgagagtccgcctgccaatgcaggcgcgtccagagcctgtgctctgcagcaggagaggccacaacagtgagaggcccctgtatcgcaaaaataaataaataaataaaatgaaactggaAAGGATGAAACtaagtttattttcactttttagttAAGAAGCTTAGGTTGTCATCGCAACTATGCACTAAACTGTAGAATAAATACACAACAAAAGAACTGTTAACTTTTCAGCTTAATTGTGTTGACAGAACTGTATAATAGCACAATTAAACCTCCTTTGTTTTGTGATTGACTTTTAGCACTCTCTTAGAAAGACTCATTTTTGCAAAAATATCCCAAAACTTAACTTTTTATCCAAGCCTTTTTTTTCACACtttgatatttaaattattcTCAAGTGGATTATCCTTCCATCTTTTGCTGATTTTCCCTTTTCTATCTTTTACTGGTCAAATCTACCTGATCCTCATTTGCCAGTGACATGGTCTGCAGTTCTGCTTTCTAACAAGCCTTTAATTGATTCCATTAAGTTCTACATGGTTTGCAAGATATTTAATTTCACTTTGTGACAGATTAGCATTGTAACATTGTATTCATAATTATGACTGACTTCTAATGTAGAGCAGGGATAATTGCTAGTGTTGAGCAGGGAGAGGTGATTGAGGAGAAGCTATTTAAATGACAATTTTTGCTTTTCTAGGCAACGTGGTAACTTGGGCACCTGGTCCGTCAGATCACTAATAATCAGATAAcgaattctctctttctctttctctctcccattctgtctccctctccctcatctcGTCCCTCTAAGAATCAGGTATCCTCCAAATATCCCATTGCTTTAGTCCCAGGAAGGGAGTTTTGGATCCTTGCAGCCTGTGAGGGGACAGGAAGTTGGGCCCCAGCCGTACCATGCTTCTATTCAGAACACCCTAGGAGTTTGTATGGTTTTGGAGCAGATCCAGAAGGTATGCTTGAATTAACCTTAGAGATGAAATAGTCATATATTCATGGTGAGGCATAGTGAGAATGGGCTTTGGGAAAGCTGACTTTTAAGGAACTGGAGTATGGGGGGCAAACGTGTCAGGTTTATTGCCACCCCTCCCTGTGTACAAGTTCAGTCTCTGATTAATCACTGTCCAGTCCACCTACCCAACTGCCATCCTTTGTTCACAGCCTTCCTCCCACCTCCAGTTGTCAAAACCCACTGAAATCCTAAGGAGAAAACCAAAGAGTAAGCCCTGGATGCTCTCAACACAGAGTGCAGAGGCCTTTCTTAAGGCAGTGTGAAGGACTACTGGACTTCTTAGGTGATGGGAGTGAtaggagagaaggagtggggctgTGCTTGCTCCAAGAAGAGTCTGGAGGAAGTCACAGgccacagagagggagaggagtgaCCAAAACTGGATTAGGAGTCAGGAAACCTGAGCCTGCCATGAGCTAATAACATGTCCTTAAAGAAGTCTCTTGGTTGCCCCATTTATAAGGTTAAATTGAATGAGGTGCCTTCTAGTTCTAAAATGTTAGGCCTAGGACCAGCCAGCTATGCTATGCTGACACCGGCAATAGCCCTATTAGTCTAAGAATTCCTCCAGAGAGTCTTGAAGTttggaggcagattcttaaagaTGTGGGGCTTcaagatcaaagacctaaactttTGGGGGTTTTGAAAGACTCTGCAGTAGCTTCAGAAGGTCTTGATGTAGTAACTATAAACTCCATCTGGGCAGACCTCGTGTCTGGCATAGAACAGGGAGACATACATGTTTGTGTGGGCAGCCAAGTAGttagtaaattatttatttagtccaCTAGCTCACAGCCCTGAGCTGCAGGCTGCACACTGACTTGGCTGACTTGGCTGCCAGAGAGGAGATTCAGATGGAGAATGAGGGAGTTTGCCCGAGGGAGCCCTTGGTTTCTTTGCACAGGATTCAGGTAAGGGAAAAACGGTGCTTGCAACTTGGAGGCAGACTTTCTGGTCTTCAGTGACAATTACAGTCGGCAGACGGCTGTCAGTGGAACCTCAGATGCCCTTTCCAACCGCCTGTTTAGAGCCTGGCCTACAGAGCATTAGCTACAGAACAGAGTGGGTCTTTTCTCAGGGAGTTTGCACTGATAAGGACCCAAATAACAGATAGTGAACTGGAATATCAGGGATTACCAcccaaatcaaaaataaatttttttcctaaaatttaagttgtttaaaattctattataatatttgcttatggtaaaaaaaaaattaaaccagtactgaaggttatagttgaaaaataaagGTCTTATTGCAACCTCCCTTTCCCTAAGACTCTTCAGAAGTAACTACTTAAAGAGTTTTAAATATCCATCAAGAAATATTCTATACATATGAAAGattatatatgatacatattctctatattaaatatatgttagGTATATATAATTTGCACATTTTTAGTTACTTAAATGGGATTATGATAGAAGCTCTGTTACATAATATACTCTCAtgttacttttttcatttaaaaatatcactatGAAATGTTGATCCAGAATTTTATTCTACTATAGGAGCCCTTCTGATGTACTGGGTACTGTGGTAGATGGTGGGGAATTTAATGGTTaggaaaacaattttcaaaagaacTGTCCAAAAATGGAGCAGTCTACCCTATGTAGATGAGAGAGTGTTATCATTACAAGTATTCAAATAGAGGCTGGTTACTCAGGACTCTTATAGAAGAATGCCCCGAATTGAGctttttataatagctttattgagatgtaatcatatagcataaaattgtcttttaaatatacagttcagtgatctttagcatattcacagagttTTGTAAcattaccactatctaatttcagaacattttcatggctcccaaaagaaaccctatacccattagtagtcacttCTCATTAACCCACCCCTACCTagcctggcaaccactaatctactttctgtctctatggatgtgccaattctgaacatttcatataaatggaatcatacaagatatggccttttgtgactggcttctttcactttgggTAATgatttcaaggtttatccatgttgtcacatgtatcagtacttcattcctttttattgctgagtattagTCACGTTTACTTATCTAGTCATAAGTTGAAAGACATTTGAGTTGTTGCAACTTTGTGGCTATTATGATTAATGCTGCTGTGTACATTCCtgaacaagtttttgtgtgaatatatttttccaattctCTTGTGTATGTACCTAGGAGCGGAATttcagggtcatatggtaactctatagtTAAACTTCTGGAGAACTGCcaaagtagctgcaccattttgcattcctttgAGCAAAGTATGAGAGCTCCAATGTCTCCACATTCTTGCTAATACTTGTTattgtgtgtcttttttattttagccatcctgttaggtatgaagtgatatctcactgtgggtttgatttactttccctaatgactaagaTGTTGACCTtcgtttcatgtgcttactggtcatttgtatatctttggagaaatgtctctttaaatTCTTTGCCCCGTTTTTCTGTTGTTTGTCATTTAACTTTTgagctgtaagagttctttatgtattctggtaaaaatctcttatcagatatatgatttgcaaatattttctcccaatccatatgttttcttttcacttcctaGATGGCATCTTTTGAAGTacaagtgtttttaattttgatgaagttcagtttatctatttttttaatcgtTGCCTAATCTAAGGTCACAAAaatttacctctttgtttccctCTAAGCGTTTTGTCATTTTAGCCCTTACATTTGGGTCAATCagctgttttgagttaatttttgattatggtgtgagataggggtccagtttgattcttttgtgtgAATATCCAGTTGCCCAAGTACCAcgttttgaaaaaattatttttccccattgaatgttTTCAGCACCCTTGTTTAAAATCAGTCgaccataaatgtaagggtttatttctgggtgctAAACTCTATTCCATATATCTATATGTCTGACCTATGCCAGACTACACTATTGTGTTTATTATTGCTTCATGGTAAGTTttaaattgggaagtgtgagtctcCCAAacttgttattctttttcaaggttgttttggctattttgggtcccTTGCCTTTCCATATGAAATTTAGCATCAGctttcaatttctgcaaagaagccagctgggattttgatagggataatgttgaatctgtagatcaatttgggtaatattgccatcttaacagcATCATGCCTTCCAATTCATGAACCTggaatgtcttttcatttatttaggcatGCTTTAACCCCTATCAACAGTGTGTTGTAgttttagaatattatttttgCACTCCTTTTGTTAAATATTCTGAAGtagtttttgatgctattgtaaatggaattgtcttctgaatttcactttcagattgttcattgacactgtatagaaatacagctgatttttgtatgtattctttttatttctgtaattatttctGTTAGTAGTAATGTCACCGCTTTAGTTCATAgtcttttatcttatttttcttgacCAGACTAACAAAAGCTTTTAAAGGAACCAAcctttgattttattgattttctccattgtttttctattctctacatctttttttctgatttaatatttattatttttcttaattgtgcTTGCTTtggttttaccttgctctttttttttcaagtgtctCAAGGTAGAatgttaggttattgatttgagatctttcttcttctttaatataaatatttacagctACAAGTTTCTCTCTGATCACTGCTTTCACTCCATTTACTCCAGTTTTGgtgtgttgtatttttgttttcattcatctcaaagtattttctaatagcccttgtgatttcttctttgaccccttggttatttaggagtgtgttgtttaaatttcacatatttgtgaatttcccaaatttccttttGTTATCAATTTCTGATATCATTCAGTTGTGGtgggagaacatattttgtatgatttccttttaaatttattgagaaagGCCTACCATATGGTCTAttctggaggatgttccatgtgcacttaagagGAATGTGTATCTgccattattttcttgtttttagagatgtctgttaggtctaaTTGATTTATAGCtaaagtcttctatttccttttgttctcatgtctagttgttctatccattattgaaagtggggtatttaAGTCTCCAATTATTGTggttgaattgtttatttctcccttcaagtGTGTCAGCTTTTTCTTCATGTACTTTGAGGCTCTATTTTTAGatgcattatttttctaattgttatgtcttccgaATGGAatgactcttttatcattataaacttttctttattgtctttcgtggcaattttgttatttttatctgatattagtatagccattCAAGGTCTTGTTGGATGGTGTATCCAAAAGTTTTccttacttttacttttaatctatttgtgtctttcaaaCTAAAGTgtatctcttgtagacagcatacagttgagtcatattttttgttattgttgcttgtttttaaaaatccattttaccaatctctgtcttttgagtGGAGTGGTCAATCCATTTACACTTGATGTGATTACTGGTAAGGTGGGATTCATGTCTGCctgttttgctatttgttttctatgtttcttttatcttttgaaaattcttccttttcttctttcttttgtgttaaatagatattttctgttgttccattttaaatttgtcatttcttttactgtgttTCTTTCAGCTCTTTTCTTAGTGGTTACCCTGGGGATtataattaacatcttaattAATAACAACCTCAGGGGTTTCCTTGGCATGCACACAGTTTTATACTTGTGTGGTCTTTTAGATTCCTGGGATCACGTTGGAGCTTTTCAAAGCCTCCAATGGACATTTCATTTCccagcttttccttttgttttttattttttgtcaatgTATTGTTTGCTCCAAATGTTTTCACCACCTCAGACAGCAGCAATGTTAAACAATTGCTGCTGATCTTTTTGGACAAACACCTCAGGGAAAAGATTGTTTTATACTGAGCCATCTCTGAGTTAGTTTATGTAAAACAAGCCCTGTGAGTGGAGGCTTTCAATGAACTTCCAAGCAGGTAAAAATCGTGACAATTCCCTGGGGATAGAATGCTGGGGAATTCCACACTCATTGTACTCTTTTCAGTGGCGCTAGGCTGCTTGTTTTCCCAGCTACCATGATTGAGAGGCTTTTAGTTTTTAAGCCTGTCACAGAGCGAGGGAGAGAAGATGTCTCTagagcaacttaaaaaacaacaaaagtcactattcttttttttaataattaattaattaattaattaattttgcctgtgttgggtcttcattgctgccctcaggctttctctagttgtggtgagcgagggctactcttcatcgcggtgcacgggcttctcactgtggtggcttctcttgttgcggagcacgggctctaggcgcacgggctcagtagttgtggctcatgggctctggcgtgcaggctcagcagttgtggcgcacgggcttagttgctccgtggcatgtgggatcttcccggaccagggattgaactcgcgtcccctgcactggcaggcggattcttaaccactgtgccaccggggaagtccaaaAAGTCACTATTCTTAAGGAGATTCATCTGTTGTTCTTGAGTAACCACTCCTTGAATAGTTGCAAGCCTtttgttaatttccagagttctcaAAAGTTGGTTGTGACAATTTTTGCCCAGGTTCTCATTGCTCTTGTGGGGGACTGATTTTCGGAGATTCTTAGTTCATCATTCTGGAAGTTGATCCAGATTAGGATTTCTTAATCCTAGTATTCTATAATTCTAATATCTGAGATTCGTATTTGTATAATTGGGAGGAAATAAACATccacttttcctcctttcccactAATATGAGCAATACTAAGAGGAAGATGGGAAGTACCTTAGGTGTCAGAGGAAGCCTCTGCAAACATAAGGTGGTTATCCCTTTTCAGGATGCTCAGTTCATCAAGGAGAACTGCTATTAATGCTATATTTATTTAGCATGTATAAATCACCTACTCCTACAAAGCCTtcgtgaaaaaaaagaaaagaacaaagaccaGCTAACAGATATAGATTAACAGGTGTTTCCATGCACCTGGAGGTGGTTACTGTAATTTTGCTCTAAGCTTCCTGGTAGCTGAGGTAAAAGGGGAAAAACCATAGGAGGCTCCCACTGTCtgataaaagaatataaacaaatgtaTCTGTTGGAGCAGATTTGTTCCTGGCACTGATTTCTAGGAGAAATTTATTAAGTGGGTTTTGATGTAATGGACACATTTTTTCAACTAAACTACCCCCATGGGATTTCCATTCTCACAAAGCTCAAAGCCATAGCAGGCAAAGGCAGGAAGCATTCATGGGCGAGATGACAGGCATCTGCAGGGGCAGGtttggagggagaggaaagaacacttccagCTGCCGGTTGGCGCATCTGTCAGGGAAAACTTCATAAAGGTGATAGCATTTAAAGATGCCCTGGAGGGATAGAAAGATTTTGAAAAGTGGGGAAGGGTAAGAGAATACCATTTTGGGCCAAGGGAATAGCCATAGCAATGGAAAGGTGAGGATACATTTGAAAGATATTCCATAGGTTTCACAGACTGAGTTTGATGTTTCTCTGGGTATAGGTACTAAAGGAGAGAGAGGACTACAGCCTATCCCCCAGGAGGGGATGTGGAGgttggatgggggcagggggttgCAGTGGGCCTCTGGACTGGCACAGTCAGCATCCCTATTGAAAATGATGGTCATAATAGTAACAGAAGGCATTCAGTGAGCATGCACTGATTACCAAGCAGTGTGCAATCTCAGGATGACCATATGAGGGAGAAAGAGTCGTAGAAATTGAGAactagacatgtctccaaagaagatatacagactgccaacaaacacatgaaagaatgctcaatatcattaatcattagagaaatgcaaatcaaaactacaatgagatatcatctcacaccagtcagaatggccatcatcaaaaaatctagaaacagtaaatgctggagagggtgtggagaaaagggaacactcctgcactgctggtgggaatgtgaattggtacagcccctatggagaacagtatggagattccttaaaaaaccacaaatagaactaccatacgacccagcaatctcactactgggcatataccctgagaaaaccataattcaaaaagagtcatgtaccacaatgttcattgcagctctatttacaatagccaggacatggaagcaacctaagtgtccatcatcggatgaatggataaagaagatgtgacacatatatacaatggaatattacgcagccataaaaagaaacgaaactgagctatttgtaataaggtggatggacctagagtctgtcatacagagtgaagtaagtcagaaagagaaagacaaataccatatgctaacacatatatatggaatttaagaaaaaaaaatgtcatgaagaacctaggggtaagacaggagtaaagacacagacctactagagaatggacttgaggatatggggagggggaagggtaagctgtgacaaagcgagagagaggcatggacatatgtacactaccaaacgtaaaatagatagctagtgggaagcagccgcatagcacagggagatcagcttggtgctttgtgaccacctagaggggtgggatagggagggtgggagggagggagacgcaagagggaagagatatgggaacatatgtatatgtatactgattcactttgttataaagcagaaactaacacaccattgtaaagcaattatactccaataaagatgtaaaaaaaaaaaaaaaagaggtcaagtaacttgcatGAAGCCACACAGCAGAGCTTGATACCCAATCTGTGTCTAGAACAAGAGTAAGCACACTAATAAAAACtcagatagtaaatgttttaggctgtCTGTCCATGTGGTCTCTCTCACAACTACTCTGTTCTGCAGTTGTAGTGTGAAAACAGCCAtagataatatataaatgaatgtggCTGTGTTCCCATAAGACTTTGTTTACAAAAGCAGGTGGAAGGCTGGATTTGGctcatgggccatagtttgccaacccttggcCTAGAGTGCTTGTCCTTAACTACTCTGTATGTATTCTGCCTGCTCAGCCAATCATTTTCACCCTCAATAAGCAGTAGGTGTAGGTGACGGTATGGTGAAACCTCTCAGAATTGTATGGATGAGAATGGCCTCATTTGTCTTCTGCTCTGACCTCCGCCTGCTATGGAGAGTCCAGACTGCTTATACTACCTGCCTCACCGGTATTAGCGCAGATCCCTGAATCCTTAATTTAAGGTGGTTTTCACCACCCATTACtgcttttttacttatttatattcctCCTATTTGAAAGGTTTTCTCTAGGGTTTAGTGATGGTGGATAGTAAGGGAGGGCAAGTAGATGGTGAAAACTTTGACTCAGCCTTCAGGATTTTGTCTTGGGACACTTTGCTGTCCCTTTGTTCAGTACCTTCTGAGTCTTGCTTTCTCTGCCTTCAGGGTGATGACTACAGAATTTAGTTTGATGAAGTTTTTCAATCTCTCAATGAGAAAGGTCTTTAGGGGGTCTTGTCTTCTGTCCCCAGGTGACACAATACAGACTGTACTCTAGAATGTCTATAGACTCAGTTCTACAGCTGAACCAGGTGGGGTCCATGAGAACTTTGTGGCTCTATTGGATAGATTCAACAGATACTTGCTGAACATCTACTATggcccaggcactgtgctaaaaaCTGGACAAATGAGATATAGTCCCTGAGCTCACAATGCTTATCATCTAGTTCAGGAAGTAGATATTATATACATAATCGCCAGAGGTATCACATAAATGGTGCTAAGTGCCACAAAGGGTGTgcgtattattttttagaaagaaatgccTTGCATGCAACAAGTCTTTGCAAAATAATGATTCTTTGCGTGTGAATACAATAGTAGCCTATAAGTCCTTATTCCTGGCTCTTATTCTTATCCTGTGCATCTTACTTCTgtggaactgaaaaaaaaaaaggcttcagtGTTTGGTTTTCAGTATAGTTAATATGACTAATCCTTAACATTTTTAGAATCATAAACAAGgaaagaattgcttttgctgacACGTTCTCGTTTGATCACAAGGCTAGGATGTACCGCACCACCCAATTTTTGCCAATGCGGGCGCTTTGTTCAGGGTGTGAGGTAGCCTATGTCCTTCAAAATTTTGAAGTTGTTAAAGTGGTAAAATAAGCAAAACCTTCCCACAAGCTGATTTCTGAGCCAGAAATTGAGCACTGCTTGAGGGTTTGTAGGGGGCTCTGGAGTCCATTCTCAGGGTTAGATCCTGGGATTTAGATCTCAGGGTTTATTACCTGGTCTGTGTTACTTACCCTTCAAAGccttatttttcccatttgtaaatagATATGATAATAGTACTGCTCTCTTAGTggtgttgtgatgattaaatgaaattagGCATGTAAAGCCCCTAGCACAtgctaagtgctcaataaatgttaagtaaCATTTGCTGTCATTGCTGTTATTACAAGACAAAACAGCAGAGAGCTCAACATAAAACTTTAGAAATGAGCAGTGCAAACATGGACACGTGTTTAAAAACGCACTGGGTTTCTTTATGTACGAAATGGGCTAAGAACTCTCATGGCTTGGGGTttctgtgaggagtaaatgagagaaTGTGTACTGAAAGTTTGTATCGCAGCACCTGGCCCAGGGTCAGCCCCTTGTGAGTGGCAATTCTCATTATGGAAACAGGATAAGACCAGTTAGTGGAGGCTGGGCTCTGGCCAGAGGTCAAACATTCATCCAGGCAGGGCAGGGATCTGGAAAACCACAGCAGGAGTTGGTAAGAGGAAGTCTGGGAATGCAGGTGTATTGAGGTCACCTCACCACAGGCTCATGGCTTCCacacaggaaggaagaaacaaggaCTCAGCCACAGAGATTGAACTTTGGGGgcaggaaaaatga of Delphinus delphis chromosome 3, mDelDel1.2, whole genome shotgun sequence contains these proteins:
- the SH3TC2 gene encoding SH3 domain and tetratricopeptide repeat-containing protein 2 isoform X1 — translated: MAQPAEKEGEYLTLCKNELISVKTAEGEFEWEGVSLVTGQRGLVPVSALEPLPLPFHQWFLKNYPGSCGLSRKRDWTGSYQIGRGKCKAWKEYEREEKDELNFHQGESIEIIGFVIPGLQWFIGKSALSGEVGFVPTRNIDPDSYSPMSKNTTFFSDEERCSLGVPGSDRKAECASFLHTLAQTDITSVYRLSGFESIQSLPNDLSASQPEGFKETRPGGAWEEHQAVGSRQSSSSEDSSLEEELLSASSDTYHLPEPDDLDDPELLMDLNTGQEEEEAENFTPILAFLDHEGYADHFKSLYDFSFSFLTTSFYSYSEEDELVAYLEASRKWAKRSHMTWAHARLCFLLGRLSVRKVKLSQARVYFEEAIHILNGAFKDLSLAAALYINLAAIYLRQRLRHKGSGLLEKAGAMLVCLPDREYSAKSELDVVAYVLRQGIVSGSCPLEARACFLAVRLLLILGRHDEVLPFAERLQLLSGHPPTLDAATTILSFLYDKKYLPHLAVASVRQRGTQSTQGMALPIWQVHLVLQNTTKLLGIPSPSWGEVSALACPALRQALAACEEQVDQSTQRTLCLILSKVYLQHRSPDGAIHYLSQALMLGQLLSEQEAFESSLCLAWAYLLASQAKKALDILEPLLYSLKETESVTQKGVVHNLLGLALQGEGQVNRAANSYLWALNRAQEARDVRNQAVALANLGHLTLKSWTQQPARDYLLQAVQLYSKLQASMETDMELVQVLLWLAQVEVYRHQLASGRFCYEMALLFGLRHQHLKSEYIPCCWDALEISVRRHFFLCPISSRLIRVPALCSGQLQVTKSLCHFYSSVSPSPEACITYHEHWLALAQQLRDREMEGRLLESLGQLYRNLNTARSLRRSLTCIKESLRIFVDLGERDKAAEAWLGAGRLHYLMQEDELVELYLQAGAVPLARRMKAVKTELRIFNKLTELQISLEGYEKALEFATLAARLSTVAGDQRQELVAFHRLATVYYSLHMYEMAEDCYLKTLSLCPPWLQSPKEGLYYAKVYYRLGQLTFYQLKDAHDATEYFRLALAAAVLLGDEELQDIIRTRLDHICQSPLWHSSPSGRSSERARWLSGGGLAL